In Lacibacter sp. H375, one DNA window encodes the following:
- a CDS encoding glycoside hydrolase family 88 protein, protein MKKLITLVLFAITLQSTAQIKYSEKVAATVDKIWPDSLPIGSKTKWSYDMGVVLKGFESLWMRTGNVAYYNSIKNRMDYFVQNDGTIKGYEAEEYNIDHVNNGKLVLMLYRITGADKYKKAAMHLRDQLRTHPRTKEGGFWHKKIYTNQMWLDGLYMGAPFYAEYAMLFHEDTAFNDIANQFIWMEKHARDPKTGLLYHAWDESKEQQWANKTTGTSPHFWARAMGWYADALVDALDYFPADHPKRKDLIAILNRLVNAIEKQQDPTTGLWYDVMVYNGPGKEKNYFEASASSQFVYAVAKGVRKGYLPAAKLSIAKKGYDGIVKRFIKEENGQTNLHGTVKVSGLGGKPYRDGSFAYYMSEDVIVNDAKGVGAFLLAAGEMEQLPTQSIGKGKTVLLDRWFNSEKKKDAGDQMSYWHYTWEERSHGGYYTLGTIFERYGANLKSLDVAPTASNLSKASVYVMVDPDHIRDNPKPNYVTPKDVTAISNWVNAGGVLVIMANDSNNCDLPHLNLLANKFGINFTNNSLNMVKNDTYVQGEVMPGVNNPVFITTKRMFLKELSELTVKAPAKALVTKDNAVIIAVAKYGKGTVFAVGDPWVYNEYIDNRKLLPAEFENYKAAEDLVKWLLQQAVKK, encoded by the coding sequence ATGAAGAAACTTATTACATTAGTACTATTTGCAATTACGCTTCAGTCAACTGCTCAAATAAAGTATAGTGAGAAAGTTGCTGCCACAGTTGATAAGATCTGGCCCGATAGTTTACCCATCGGCAGCAAAACCAAATGGAGCTACGACATGGGCGTGGTGTTGAAAGGTTTTGAAAGCCTTTGGATGCGTACCGGTAATGTGGCTTATTACAATTCCATCAAAAACCGTATGGATTATTTCGTACAGAACGATGGAACCATTAAAGGATATGAAGCAGAAGAATACAATATCGATCATGTAAACAATGGTAAGCTGGTGTTAATGCTGTATCGTATTACCGGTGCAGACAAGTACAAGAAAGCAGCCATGCATCTCCGTGATCAGTTGCGTACACATCCCCGTACGAAGGAAGGTGGTTTCTGGCATAAGAAAATTTATACCAACCAGATGTGGTTGGATGGTTTGTATATGGGCGCTCCGTTCTATGCAGAGTATGCTATGCTCTTCCACGAAGACACAGCCTTTAATGATATTGCCAACCAGTTTATCTGGATGGAGAAACATGCACGTGATCCAAAAACGGGATTGCTTTATCATGCATGGGACGAAAGTAAAGAACAGCAATGGGCCAATAAAACAACCGGCACTTCACCACATTTCTGGGCAAGAGCCATGGGTTGGTATGCAGATGCATTGGTTGATGCACTCGACTACTTCCCTGCTGATCATCCAAAACGTAAAGACCTCATTGCAATACTGAACCGTTTGGTCAATGCCATCGAAAAACAACAAGACCCAACAACGGGTTTGTGGTATGATGTGATGGTGTACAATGGTCCGGGCAAAGAGAAAAACTATTTTGAAGCGTCTGCTTCTTCTCAATTTGTATATGCAGTAGCAAAAGGTGTTCGCAAAGGATATTTACCTGCGGCCAAACTTTCGATTGCAAAAAAAGGATACGATGGAATTGTAAAACGTTTCATCAAAGAAGAGAATGGTCAAACGAATTTGCATGGCACGGTGAAAGTATCAGGACTTGGCGGTAAACCTTACCGTGATGGAAGTTTTGCATACTACATGAGCGAAGATGTGATTGTGAACGATGCAAAAGGTGTTGGTGCATTTTTGTTAGCAGCCGGTGAAATGGAACAATTGCCGACACAATCAATAGGCAAAGGAAAAACAGTTTTGCTCGACCGATGGTTCAACAGTGAGAAAAAGAAAGATGCTGGCGACCAAATGAGTTACTGGCATTACACATGGGAAGAAAGAAGTCATGGCGGTTATTATACATTGGGAACTATTTTCGAACGTTATGGTGCAAATCTTAAATCATTAGATGTTGCGCCGACAGCAAGCAATCTTAGCAAAGCATCGGTTTATGTAATGGTTGATCCTGATCATATCCGTGATAATCCAAAACCAAATTATGTTACTCCTAAAGATGTAACGGCTATCAGCAATTGGGTAAATGCAGGTGGCGTGTTGGTAATAATGGCCAATGACAGTAACAACTGTGATCTGCCACATTTAAATCTTCTTGCAAATAAGTTTGGCATCAACTTCACCAACAATAGTCTGAACATGGTGAAGAATGATACATATGTACAGGGTGAAGTAATGCCCGGCGTGAACAATCCTGTTTTCATAACAACAAAGAGAATGTTCCTGAAAGAACTCAGCGAACTGACAGTTAAAGCTCCGGCAAAAGCATTGGTAACAAAAGACAACGCCGTGATCATTGCTGTTGCAAAATATGGCAAAGGAACTGTGTTTGCTGTGGGTGATCCATGGGTGTATAACGAATATATTGATAACCGGAAACTGTTACCTGCAGAATTCGAAAACTATAAAGCAGCAGAAGACCTTGTAAAATGGCTATTGCAGCAGGCAGTTAAGAAGTGA
- a CDS encoding pectinesterase family protein, with translation MVYLLISFSANSQQRLVVAQDGSGNYTTVQEAINSLSDSSAVTRSIYIKKGIYKEKIFIKKNNLVLEGEDRTTTVITAAIARDEWRCDHIDDWGVATMNVGANDITLKNLTVSNSYGFDFLQDRVVACAADTVTKKKTITKGGHQMALRTMGCTRLKAINCYFKAYAGDTVSPWEVENGMWYFKDCVMEGGVDFYCPRGWAFAENCEFIANTGSAAIWHDGSKHEDSKTVLLNCRFKGYDGFLLGRYHRDAQFYLINCLFADNMKDAPIYRVSTTNNIQWGERIYYYNCHRKAGDYTWFNNNISKELVQKINAQWVFGERWKP, from the coding sequence ATGGTTTATTTGCTGATCAGTTTTTCAGCAAACAGTCAACAAAGATTGGTGGTTGCACAGGATGGAAGCGGAAATTATACAACAGTACAGGAAGCCATCAATAGTTTAAGCGATTCATCAGCAGTTACAAGATCGATCTATATTAAGAAAGGGATATACAAAGAAAAGATCTTCATCAAGAAAAATAATCTCGTACTCGAAGGCGAAGACAGAACAACGACTGTTATAACAGCTGCCATTGCAAGAGATGAATGGCGCTGTGATCATATAGATGATTGGGGCGTTGCCACCATGAATGTTGGCGCCAATGATATTACATTGAAAAACCTCACCGTCAGCAACAGCTATGGTTTTGATTTTTTACAAGACAGAGTTGTTGCCTGTGCTGCTGATACGGTGACAAAGAAAAAAACGATCACAAAGGGTGGTCACCAGATGGCGCTGCGTACCATGGGCTGTACAAGATTAAAAGCCATCAACTGTTATTTCAAAGCTTATGCGGGCGATACAGTGAGTCCATGGGAAGTAGAGAATGGCATGTGGTATTTTAAAGATTGTGTGATGGAAGGTGGTGTTGATTTTTATTGTCCACGTGGTTGGGCATTTGCAGAGAACTGTGAGTTTATTGCCAACACCGGCTCAGCTGCAATATGGCATGATGGTTCAAAGCATGAAGATTCAAAAACCGTTTTGCTGAATTGCAGGTTTAAAGGTTATGATGGATTTCTGTTGGGTCGCTATCATCGTGATGCACAGTTTTATCTCATCAATTGTTTGTTTGCAGATAACATGAAAGATGCGCCCATCTATCGTGTTTCAACAACCAATAACATTCAATGGGGCGAACGGATCTACTATTACAATTGTCACCGGAAAGCAGGCGATTATACCTGGTTCAATAATAATATCAGTAAGGAATTGGTTCAAAAGATCAATGCACAATGGGTGTTTGGTGAACGATGGAAACCTTAA
- a CDS encoding tagaturonate reductase produces MQLSKETLSKLNGTVQSIPTDALFALPEKVLQFGTGVLLRGLPDYFIDKANKKGIFNGRVVIVKSTDSGGTDAYELQDGLFTHCISGIRQQKITEEYIINASVSRVLSAKSQWQQILDCASNPEMEIIISNTTEVGIVLVEEDKITNNPPVSFPGKLLAFLHERYKAFNGDVTKGMVIVPTELITDNGTKLQAIVMELAHLNNLDYAFIDWLENANTFCNSLVDRIVPGKLPVAQQKATEAKLGFTDELMIMSEPYSLWAIETSNPKVKEVLSFAKADDAVVITNDINKQRELKLRLLNGTHTFSCGIAFLAGFETVKEAMENKTMGLYVYDLMHHEIAPCVSNEKISVLEAREFSGNVIDRFRNPFIEHKWISITLNYSHKMRMRNIPLLLKHFEQDLYVPGSMALGFAAYILFMKCEHSESGTYYGEANGVVYPIQDEHAGFFHQLWKNNKPSDVVKKALANEQILGHDLSELPGFAFAVSSYMDAMMEEGVLNTVKNYQLNRDKVESNEA; encoded by the coding sequence ATGCAGTTATCAAAAGAAACGTTATCGAAATTAAACGGCACAGTACAATCAATTCCTACTGATGCATTGTTTGCATTACCTGAAAAAGTACTTCAGTTTGGTACAGGTGTGTTGTTACGTGGTTTGCCCGATTATTTTATCGACAAGGCAAATAAGAAAGGCATTTTCAATGGCCGTGTAGTAATTGTAAAATCAACCGACAGTGGTGGAACAGATGCGTATGAATTGCAGGATGGTTTATTTACCCATTGCATCAGCGGTATTCGTCAGCAAAAAATAACGGAAGAGTATATCATCAATGCTTCCGTAAGTCGTGTACTCTCTGCAAAATCGCAATGGCAGCAGATATTGGATTGTGCTTCTAATCCTGAAATGGAGATCATCATCTCTAACACAACAGAAGTTGGAATTGTGTTGGTGGAAGAAGATAAGATCACTAACAATCCACCGGTATCGTTCCCGGGTAAACTACTTGCATTCCTGCATGAACGTTATAAAGCATTCAATGGCGATGTAACTAAGGGCATGGTGATCGTACCAACAGAACTCATTACCGACAATGGAACAAAACTCCAGGCTATTGTAATGGAACTGGCGCATCTCAACAATCTTGATTATGCATTTATTGATTGGCTGGAAAATGCAAATACATTCTGCAATTCATTGGTCGATCGTATTGTGCCCGGTAAACTTCCTGTTGCACAACAAAAAGCAACAGAAGCAAAACTAGGTTTCACAGACGAACTAATGATCATGAGTGAACCTTACAGCTTGTGGGCTATTGAAACATCAAATCCTAAAGTAAAAGAGGTATTGAGTTTTGCAAAAGCAGATGATGCTGTTGTCATTACCAATGATATTAATAAGCAACGTGAACTGAAACTGCGTTTGCTCAATGGTACACATACATTCTCCTGCGGTATTGCTTTCCTTGCAGGTTTTGAAACTGTAAAAGAAGCAATGGAGAATAAAACGATGGGGCTATATGTATATGATCTCATGCATCACGAGATAGCACCATGTGTGAGCAATGAAAAAATTTCTGTGTTGGAAGCACGTGAGTTCTCCGGTAACGTTATCGACCGTTTCCGCAATCCGTTTATCGAGCATAAATGGATTAGCATTACGCTAAATTATTCGCATAAAATGCGCATGCGTAACATACCTTTGCTGCTCAAACATTTTGAACAGGATCTCTATGTTCCCGGTTCGATGGCATTGGGTTTTGCAGCATATATCTTATTTATGAAGTGTGAACACAGCGAAAGCGGCACCTACTATGGTGAAGCTAACGGTGTAGTTTACCCTATACAGGATGAACACGCCGGTTTTTTCCATCAGCTTTGGAAAAACAACAAACCATCAGATGTAGTGAAGAAGGCATTGGCGAATGAGCAGATCCTTGGACATGATCTTTCAGAGTTACCCGGTTTTGCATTTGCAGTGAGCTCTTATATGGATGCGATGATGGAGGAAGGTGTGTTGAACACTGTAAAAAATTACCAGTTAAACAGAGATAAAGTAGAGAGTAATGAAGCATAA
- a CDS encoding UxaA family hydrolase codes for MKHKVLKVHPKDNVIVALTNLKKGETISFQGNEYVLQDDINAKHKFFEKEMQPGDEAIMYGVLVGKAQKLIPAGGLMTTENLKHAALPFTYRPSHYEWQPPDVSKFQGKTFNGYMRGDGRVGTANYWLFIPTVFCENRNLDVIREAMHNELGYAVTAKYKSYTHQLLEAYQKGENIEDVDLSPSVTSQKIRPFKNVDGIKFLNHQGGCGGIRQDAAVLSKLLAAYADHPNVGGVTVLSLGCQNLQVQDFRNDLKQHNPNFDKPLFVFEQQQSQSEEQLIAEAIRKTFEGLIEINKLERQPASLDKLCIGVKCGGSDGFSGISANPAVGYASDLVVALGGKILLAEFPELCGVEQELIDRTKEKESAEKFIHLMTAYNDQALKVGSGFHMNPSPGNIKDGLITDAIKSAGAAKKGGTSPVVDVLDYTEPATKPGLSLVCTPGNDVEATTGKAASGATLILFTTGLGTPTGNPVCPTIKVSTNSNLTKRMNDIIDIDCGPVIEGEKTIEEMGEAILEYCIKAASGEVTPKAVLLNQDDFIPWKRGVSL; via the coding sequence ATGAAGCATAAAGTTTTAAAAGTACATCCGAAGGACAACGTGATCGTTGCGTTGACCAATTTGAAAAAAGGAGAAACCATTTCATTCCAGGGTAATGAGTATGTGTTGCAGGATGATATCAATGCAAAACACAAATTCTTTGAGAAAGAAATGCAGCCGGGTGATGAAGCCATCATGTATGGTGTGTTAGTAGGCAAGGCGCAAAAACTTATTCCGGCTGGCGGATTGATGACAACAGAAAACCTGAAACATGCCGCACTCCCATTTACCTATCGCCCTTCGCATTATGAATGGCAGCCGCCTGATGTGTCGAAGTTTCAAGGAAAAACATTTAATGGTTACATGCGTGGTGATGGCCGTGTAGGTACTGCCAATTACTGGTTGTTCATTCCTACCGTTTTTTGTGAGAATAGAAATCTCGATGTGATACGTGAAGCGATGCATAATGAATTAGGTTATGCAGTAACAGCAAAATACAAAAGCTATACGCATCAATTACTCGAAGCATATCAGAAGGGTGAAAACATTGAAGATGTTGACCTCTCTCCTTCTGTTACTTCACAAAAGATACGTCCATTTAAAAATGTTGATGGTATTAAGTTTCTAAATCACCAGGGTGGTTGTGGTGGTATTCGCCAGGATGCTGCTGTTCTGAGTAAATTATTAGCTGCATATGCAGATCATCCAAACGTTGGTGGTGTAACAGTGTTAAGTTTGGGTTGTCAGAATTTACAGGTTCAGGATTTCAGGAATGATCTGAAACAACATAATCCCAATTTCGATAAGCCTCTTTTTGTTTTTGAACAACAGCAATCGCAAAGCGAAGAGCAATTGATCGCTGAAGCAATCCGCAAAACATTTGAAGGATTGATCGAGATCAACAAACTGGAACGCCAGCCTGCATCACTTGATAAACTTTGTATTGGTGTGAAGTGTGGTGGCAGCGACGGCTTTAGTGGCATCTCTGCTAATCCTGCTGTTGGATATGCATCAGATCTTGTTGTTGCATTAGGCGGCAAAATATTATTGGCTGAATTTCCTGAATTATGTGGTGTTGAGCAGGAACTCATCGATCGTACAAAAGAAAAAGAAAGTGCAGAAAAGTTCATTCACTTAATGACGGCTTATAACGACCAGGCATTGAAAGTTGGTTCTGGTTTTCATATGAATCCTTCGCCTGGTAATATTAAAGATGGATTAATTACGGATGCCATTAAAAGTGCGGGTGCTGCAAAGAAAGGCGGCACTTCTCCTGTGGTTGATGTATTAGATTATACAGAGCCTGCAACAAAACCCGGCTTGAGTTTGGTTTGCACACCGGGTAACGATGTGGAAGCAACAACAGGGAAAGCGGCAAGTGGTGCCACATTGATCTTGTTCACAACTGGCCTCGGTACACCAACAGGTAATCCTGTTTGTCCTACCATTAAAGTTTCCACCAACAGTAATCTCACCAAACGCATGAACGATATCATTGATATCGATTGCGGACCGGTGATTGAAGGTGAAAAAACAATTGAAGAAATGGGTGAAGCCATTCTTGAATATTGTATTAAGGCAGCAAGTGGAGAAGTAACACCAAAAGCAGTACTGTTGAACCAGGATGATTTCATTCCATGGAAACGTGGGGTGAGTCTTTAA
- the uxaC gene encoding glucuronate isomerase encodes MKKFLDSNFLLQTKTAEQLYHEYAKQMPIIDYHNHLPPEQVANNINFENLTQVWLYGDHYKWRAMRTNGVNEKFITGNASDWEKFEQWSATVPYTLRNPLYHWTHLELQRYFNITEVLNAESAKRIYDDATAQLQNASHSVQGLLQQMNVKLICTTDDPVDDLKYHQQLRQQGSFTKMNPAFRPDKAMNVDDTIGFNNYLTLLEKAADTSISTFNDYLAALKKRHDYFAANGCAVSDHGLEEIYAEDYTQTEIVGIFAQVRSGGNLTLEEKKKFKSAMLVIFAEWDHEKGWVQQFHLGALRNNNSRMLQQLGPDTGWDSIGDFSQARALSKFLNRLDSNDKLAKTIIYNLNPADNELFATMIGNFNDGSVAGKVQWGSGWWFLDQKDGMTKQINALSNMGLLSRFVGMLTDSRSFLSFPRHEYFRRILCNMYGEEVENGELPNDLALIGKTIQDICYNNAKQYFNLQHLDAAETVTSKNI; translated from the coding sequence ATGAAAAAGTTCTTAGACAGTAACTTTTTACTGCAAACCAAAACAGCCGAGCAACTCTACCACGAGTATGCAAAGCAAATGCCCATCATTGATTATCATAATCACCTGCCACCGGAGCAGGTAGCAAACAATATCAACTTCGAAAACCTGACGCAGGTGTGGTTGTATGGCGATCATTATAAATGGAGAGCCATGCGTACAAATGGTGTGAATGAAAAATTCATCACCGGTAATGCCAGCGATTGGGAAAAGTTTGAACAATGGTCGGCTACTGTTCCTTATACGTTGCGTAATCCTTTATATCACTGGACGCATCTTGAACTGCAACGCTATTTCAACATTACTGAAGTATTGAATGCTGAAAGCGCCAAACGCATTTATGATGATGCTACCGCACAATTGCAGAATGCATCGCATAGTGTGCAAGGCTTATTGCAACAAATGAATGTAAAACTCATTTGCACAACAGATGATCCTGTTGATGATCTGAAATATCATCAGCAATTACGTCAGCAAGGAAGCTTCACAAAAATGAATCCTGCTTTCCGTCCTGATAAAGCCATGAATGTTGATGATACCATCGGCTTCAATAATTATCTCACCTTATTAGAAAAGGCAGCCGATACTTCCATCAGCACCTTCAACGATTATTTAGCCGCATTGAAAAAGCGTCATGATTATTTTGCGGCCAATGGTTGTGCAGTATCAGATCATGGACTGGAAGAGATCTATGCAGAAGATTATACACAAACAGAGATCGTTGGCATTTTTGCACAGGTACGCAGTGGCGGCAACTTAACACTCGAAGAAAAGAAAAAATTCAAGAGTGCCATGCTGGTGATCTTTGCAGAATGGGATCATGAAAAAGGTTGGGTGCAACAATTCCATCTTGGTGCATTGCGCAACAACAACAGCCGCATGTTGCAACAGCTGGGTCCTGATACTGGTTGGGACAGCATTGGTGATTTCTCACAAGCAAGAGCGTTGTCGAAATTCTTAAACCGTTTAGACAGTAATGATAAACTAGCGAAGACCATCATCTATAATCTGAATCCTGCCGATAATGAATTGTTCGCAACCATGATCGGTAATTTCAATGATGGTTCTGTTGCAGGTAAAGTACAATGGGGAAGCGGTTGGTGGTTCCTCGATCAGAAAGATGGAATGACCAAACAGATCAACGCACTCAGCAACATGGGACTACTCAGTCGCTTTGTTGGTATGTTGACTGATAGCCGCAGCTTCCTCTCCTTCCCACGTCATGAATATTTCCGTCGCATACTTTGTAATATGTATGGCGAAGAAGTGGAAAATGGTGAGTTGCCGAATGATCTTGCATTGATTGGTAAAACCATCCAGGATATCTGTTACAACAATGCAAAACAATATTTCAACCTGCAGCATCTCGATGCAGCAGAAACAGTAACATCAAAAAACATATAA
- a CDS encoding SDR family NAD(P)-dependent oxidoreductase: MQTLDLFNLSGKTALVTGCDTGLGMGMATALAEAGADIVGASIVEDYSAVKSAIEATGRKFTYHRVDIGNREALYAFINKVKAENKIDILVNNAGIIMRKPAAEHPDEYWDKVVDINLNAQFILGREFGKHMIDNGGGKIIFTCSLLSFQGGINVPGYTATKSAVAGLVRAFGNEWGSKGVCVNGIAPGYIATNNTQALREDADRSKSILDRIPVGRWGVPDDFKGPVTFLASSASDYVNGTVLFVDGGWMAR, from the coding sequence ATGCAAACATTGGATCTCTTTAACCTTTCAGGCAAAACAGCATTGGTAACCGGTTGCGATACCGGTCTTGGTATGGGTATGGCAACAGCATTGGCAGAAGCAGGTGCAGATATTGTTGGCGCTTCTATTGTAGAAGATTATTCAGCTGTTAAATCAGCTATTGAAGCAACAGGTCGCAAGTTCACGTATCACCGTGTTGATATTGGCAACCGTGAAGCACTCTATGCATTCATCAATAAAGTAAAAGCAGAAAATAAAATAGATATCCTTGTAAACAATGCAGGTATCATTATGCGTAAGCCTGCTGCCGAACATCCTGATGAATATTGGGATAAAGTAGTTGACATCAACCTCAATGCACAATTTATTTTGGGTCGTGAGTTTGGTAAACATATGATCGATAATGGAGGTGGTAAGATCATCTTCACCTGTTCATTGTTAAGTTTCCAGGGTGGTATTAATGTACCGGGTTATACTGCAACAAAATCTGCAGTTGCCGGTTTGGTTCGTGCATTTGGTAATGAGTGGGGAAGCAAAGGTGTTTGTGTAAATGGTATTGCTCCCGGTTATATCGCAACCAACAATACACAGGCGTTACGTGAAGATGCAGACAGAAGTAAATCAATTCTTGATCGTATTCCTGTTGGTCGTTGGGGTGTACCTGATGATTTTAAAGGACCGGTTACTTTCCTTGCATCATCAGCATCAGATTATGTAAACGGTACAGTGTTGTTTGTGGATGGTGGATGGATGGCACGTTAA
- the kduI gene encoding 5-dehydro-4-deoxy-D-glucuronate isomerase — protein MAIKKATAPALQLKDYNSNTYMDGDMEVRFAVSPEETKGFDTQQLIDNFLVKELMVADKLKLVYTHYDRVIIGGAVPVSKTLTLPNHPELRAEYFLERRELGIINIGGKGTVTADGKKFEVDKLSCLYLGKGTKKVSFSSASKKNPAVFYLLSSPAHATYPNAMFTKEQASPVELGAVETANKRTVYKYIHLDGLKSCQLVMGLTVLAPGSVWNSIPPHTHTRRMEVYLYFDLPEGQRLFHFMGNPMETRHMVMTNNEAVISPPWSTHFGCGTTNYGFIWGMAGENLVYTDMDPAPVPTLK, from the coding sequence ATGGCAATAAAAAAGGCAACAGCTCCGGCTCTGCAATTGAAAGATTATAACAGCAATACGTACATGGATGGGGATATGGAAGTACGTTTTGCTGTAAGTCCTGAAGAAACAAAAGGTTTCGATACGCAACAACTTATCGATAATTTTTTGGTGAAAGAGTTGATGGTAGCTGATAAACTGAAATTGGTTTATACGCATTACGATCGTGTAATTATTGGTGGTGCAGTTCCTGTATCAAAAACATTAACACTTCCTAATCATCCGGAATTAAGAGCTGAGTATTTTTTGGAAAGAAGAGAGCTCGGCATCATTAACATTGGTGGTAAAGGAACTGTAACTGCAGATGGTAAGAAGTTTGAAGTGGATAAACTTTCCTGTTTGTATCTCGGTAAAGGAACAAAGAAAGTAAGTTTCAGTTCTGCATCAAAGAAGAACCCTGCTGTGTTCTATTTATTATCATCACCTGCACATGCAACTTATCCAAATGCCATGTTCACCAAAGAACAGGCATCACCGGTTGAGTTGGGTGCAGTTGAAACAGCGAATAAACGTACAGTATATAAATACATTCACCTCGATGGTTTAAAAAGCTGTCAGTTGGTAATGGGTTTAACGGTACTTGCTCCCGGCAGTGTTTGGAATTCTATTCCACCACATACACATACCCGCAGAATGGAAGTGTATTTGTATTTCGATTTACCGGAAGGACAACGTTTATTCCATTTCATGGGTAACCCAATGGAAACAAGACATATGGTGATGACCAACAACGAAGCTGTAATTTCTCCACCATGGAGTACACACTTTGGTTGCGGTACCACCAACTATGGTTTCATTTGGGGTATGGCCGGTGAAAATTTAGTTTATACTGATATGGACCCGGCTCCGGTTCCAACGCTGAAATAG
- a CDS encoding sugar kinase — MSKVLCFGELLLRLPPANGGEWLRTNQVPVFVGGAELNVATALATWQIPVKYCTALPDNIITRDIISFLQTKNIDTSPIILSGERIGLYYLKEGADMKSEENVFDRKYSSFSTLNTGVVNWDEILQGVEWFHFSAIAPAVSEKAAALCLEAVKAASQRNISISVDLNYRSLLWKYGKQPWEIMPSLVKYCDVIMGNIWSAQTLLGVSVDDKLLQPRSKEVFLQHATFTAQQLFDRFPKCKWVANTFRFDAEAGNISYYAALNAKEEQAVSPVFATDAIVDKVGSGDCFMAGLIYGLKSQHAIQDVIGFAAAAAFAKLHEKGDSTNNTVETIQQVRAKFELTKQQSFIS, encoded by the coding sequence ATGAGTAAAGTGCTTTGCTTTGGAGAATTGTTACTTCGGTTACCGCCTGCGAATGGTGGTGAATGGTTGCGTACCAACCAGGTGCCCGTGTTTGTTGGTGGTGCCGAACTGAATGTAGCAACAGCATTGGCTACCTGGCAAATACCGGTGAAGTATTGTACAGCATTACCTGATAATATCATTACCCGTGATATTATTTCTTTCCTGCAAACAAAAAACATCGACACCTCTCCTATCATTCTTTCAGGCGAACGCATTGGATTGTATTATCTGAAAGAAGGCGCCGATATGAAGAGTGAAGAGAATGTGTTCGACCGGAAATATTCTTCCTTTTCTACACTTAACACAGGTGTGGTGAATTGGGATGAAATTTTGCAGGGTGTAGAATGGTTTCATTTCAGTGCCATTGCTCCTGCTGTGAGTGAAAAAGCAGCAGCGCTATGCCTGGAAGCAGTAAAGGCGGCATCGCAACGGAACATTAGCATTTCTGTTGATTTGAATTATCGATCACTGTTATGGAAGTATGGTAAACAGCCTTGGGAAATCATGCCCAGTCTCGTAAAGTATTGCGATGTCATTATGGGCAATATATGGTCAGCACAAACATTGCTTGGTGTTTCTGTTGATGATAAACTGTTACAACCACGAAGCAAAGAAGTGTTTTTGCAACATGCTACGTTTACTGCACAACAATTATTCGATCGTTTTCCGAAATGCAAATGGGTTGCCAATACATTTCGTTTTGATGCAGAGGCCGGTAATATCAGTTACTATGCGGCACTCAATGCAAAAGAAGAACAGGCTGTAAGCCCTGTGTTTGCAACTGATGCCATTGTTGACAAAGTAGGCAGTGGCGATTGCTTTATGGCCGGCCTGATCTATGGATTAAAATCACAACATGCTATACAGGATGTGATCGGTTTTGCTGCAGCTGCTGCATTTGCCAAGCTGCACGAAAAAGGCGATTCAACAAATAATACAGTAGAAACTATTCAACAGGTAAGAGCAAAATTTGAACTAACTAAACAACAATCATTTATTTCCTAG